One part of the Anaerolineales bacterium genome encodes these proteins:
- a CDS encoding AAA family ATPase, producing the protein MGNPQDHLTPAERLIRLIEFGSAPVPTEPLPEEWMPFYDAVWQALETGPKGRWAALLATIQTREQRTMLSQLYDAQSLLPNRDHPAVIIYSAKDAFGPPPRIEWLIPNLLARPSLNILVGQPGSKKTLLALDLAACIALGKPWLGLPVEQTPAYLIDMETGRPRLWSRIHSALLAHGGSPDTPLYFQSLPIYDLQQEQHRRNIRNDADQLAAGLIIIDALSGLLRGADENNTASVFPILNNLRILSEQANAAVLVIHHMNKSGDFRGSSAIAAAVDLMLATHSSPQSPIVTLTPIKSREASPQPLSARAHFQPGRTWFTAEADPPPAITNLAPAAVKLLHHLHLNGPATTASIFTQLDSLSPSTLRHQIHQLKSAGYLARTNTGRQGATATYGLTPSSLALFSKERS; encoded by the coding sequence ATGGGGAACCCACAAGACCACCTAACACCGGCCGAACGCCTCATCCGCCTCATCGAATTTGGCTCCGCCCCCGTCCCTACCGAGCCTTTACCTGAGGAGTGGATGCCCTTCTATGACGCCGTCTGGCAAGCCCTCGAAACCGGCCCCAAAGGCCGCTGGGCCGCCTTGCTCGCCACCATCCAGACTCGTGAGCAGCGCACCATGCTCAGCCAGCTTTACGACGCCCAAAGCCTGCTACCCAACCGAGATCACCCCGCCGTCATCATCTACTCCGCCAAAGATGCCTTCGGCCCTCCGCCCCGCATCGAATGGCTCATTCCCAACCTTCTCGCCCGCCCCAGCCTCAACATCCTCGTCGGCCAGCCCGGCTCCAAAAAGACCCTGCTCGCCCTCGATCTGGCCGCCTGCATTGCCCTCGGTAAACCCTGGCTCGGCCTCCCGGTCGAGCAAACTCCCGCCTATCTCATTGACATGGAAACCGGCCGCCCGCGCCTCTGGTCCCGCATCCACAGCGCCCTCCTCGCCCACGGCGGCAGCCCAGACACCCCGCTCTACTTCCAGTCCCTCCCCATCTACGATCTTCAGCAAGAGCAGCATCGCCGCAACATCCGCAACGATGCCGATCAGCTCGCCGCTGGCCTCATCATCATTGATGCCCTCTCCGGCCTCCTGCGCGGCGCTGATGAGAACAACACAGCCTCCGTCTTCCCCATCCTCAACAACCTGCGCATCCTCTCAGAGCAGGCCAACGCCGCCGTCCTCGTCATCCACCACATGAACAAATCCGGAGACTTCCGCGGCTCCTCTGCCATCGCCGCCGCCGTAGACCTCATGCTCGCCACCCACTCCAGCCCCCAGAGTCCCATCGTCACCCTCACCCCCATCAAATCGCGTGAAGCCTCGCCCCAGCCCCTCAGCGCCCGCGCCCACTTCCAGCCCGGCCGCACCTGGTTCACCGCCGAGGCCGACCCACCGCCCGCCATCACCAACCTCGCCCCCGCCGCCGTCAAACTCCTCCACCATCTCCACCTCAACGGCCCCGCCACCACCGCCAGCATCTTTACCCAGCTTGACTCTCTCAGCCCCAGCACTTTGCGCCATCAGATTCATCAACTCAAAAGCGCTGGTTATCTCGCTCGCACCAATACAGGTAGGCAAGGTGCCACCGCAACATATGGCCTCACCCCTTCAAGCCTCGCCCTCTTTTCGAAGGAGCGCTCATGA
- a CDS encoding metal-dependent transcriptional regulator has translation MTSSSQVSPAMQRYAAEVFRIQQDEGKVSLSHLAEHVESSPQAIARMVKRLTDAGFATYEPYRGVRLTKDGERIAMPALRRHRLGEVFLVKVMGYDWASAHELTDVFERGINEELEDRIDQLAGHPTNCPHGEPIPTKDGKINFPNDGPLVDKEVGVSCKLTRVRTHDADKLRYIANLGLTPGVEFTLVSRAPFNGPLRLQMGRNDQVIGYELASSLWVEENGKAS, from the coding sequence ATGACAAGTAGCTCCCAAGTTAGTCCGGCAATGCAGCGCTATGCTGCTGAAGTGTTCCGCATCCAGCAGGATGAGGGCAAGGTTTCGCTCTCGCACCTGGCGGAGCATGTGGAATCCTCTCCGCAGGCGATCGCCCGGATGGTGAAGCGCCTGACGGACGCCGGTTTTGCGACCTATGAGCCGTACCGCGGGGTGCGCCTGACGAAGGATGGCGAGCGGATCGCTATGCCGGCCCTGCGCCGCCACCGGCTGGGCGAGGTGTTTTTGGTGAAGGTGATGGGGTACGACTGGGCCTCGGCGCATGAGCTGACGGATGTGTTTGAGCGCGGGATCAACGAGGAGCTTGAGGACCGGATTGATCAGCTGGCCGGCCACCCGACGAATTGCCCGCACGGGGAGCCGATACCGACGAAGGATGGGAAGATCAACTTCCCGAATGATGGGCCGCTGGTGGACAAGGAAGTGGGGGTGAGCTGCAAACTGACGCGGGTGCGGACGCATGATGCGGATAAGCTGCGCTATATTGCCAACCTTGGGCTGACGCCGGGAGTTGAGTTTACGCTGGTGAGCCGGGCGCCTTTCAACGGGCCGTTGCGCTTGCAGATGGGGCGGAATGACCAGGTGATCGGCTATGAGCTGGCGAGCAGTTTGTGGGTGGAGGAAAACGGCAAGGCGAGTTAA
- the phoU gene encoding phosphate signaling complex protein PhoU: MNANTRETLERKLGELMDEVLLLGSMVEQATLQAVRSLKDRNFAVSEEVYKNDQKINTKRFEIEERTITLIATQQPMARDLRQLTAVLEVITELERMGDYAKGIARINHNLGRETRLKPPAGLTQMAEIGVDMLHKALEAFVTGKVDLARSVPKQDDEVDQLFNEVQREILDQMIAAPDSIDQINHLLWACHNLERLADRVINICERTAYIATGEMREFDVSDDEKWVEA; this comes from the coding sequence GTGAACGCAAATACACGCGAAACGCTGGAACGCAAACTGGGCGAACTCATGGACGAGGTGCTCTTGCTCGGCAGCATGGTCGAGCAGGCCACCCTGCAGGCCGTGCGCTCCCTCAAAGACCGCAATTTTGCCGTCTCTGAGGAAGTCTACAAGAACGACCAGAAGATCAACACCAAGCGCTTCGAGATCGAAGAGCGCACCATCACCCTCATCGCCACCCAGCAGCCCATGGCGCGTGACCTGCGCCAGCTCACCGCCGTCCTTGAAGTCATCACCGAGCTTGAGCGCATGGGAGATTACGCCAAGGGCATCGCCCGCATCAACCACAACCTCGGCCGTGAGACCCGTCTCAAGCCCCCCGCCGGCCTCACCCAGATGGCCGAGATCGGCGTGGATATGCTCCACAAAGCCCTCGAAGCCTTCGTCACCGGCAAGGTCGATCTAGCCCGCAGCGTCCCCAAGCAGGACGACGAGGTCGACCAGCTCTTCAACGAAGTCCAGCGAGAGATCCTCGACCAGATGATCGCCGCCCCAGACAGCATTGACCAGATCAATCATCTCCTCTGGGCCTGCCACAACCTCGAGCGCCTGGCCGACCGGGTCATCAACATCTGCGAGCGCACCGCCTACATCGCCACCGGCGAAATGCGCGAATTTGACGTCAGCGACGACGAGAAATGGGTCGAGGCCTAG
- a CDS encoding response regulator, producing the protein MTDNGQLIDILLVEDNPGDVRLTQEAFKDGMLRNNLHVAMDGEQAMDFLYRRGQFPDAPRPDLILLDLNLPKMNGREVLAAIKQDESLKRIPVVVLTTSQDEADITESYRQFASSYIVKPVSMEKFLKVVSSFKQYWLSVVKLPGAED; encoded by the coding sequence ATGACCGACAATGGACAACTGATCGATATCTTGCTTGTGGAGGATAACCCCGGTGATGTACGCCTGACCCAGGAAGCCTTCAAGGATGGGATGCTGCGCAACAACCTGCATGTGGCCATGGATGGCGAGCAGGCGATGGACTTTCTGTATCGGCGCGGCCAGTTCCCGGATGCGCCGCGCCCGGATCTGATCTTGCTGGACCTCAACCTGCCGAAGATGAACGGGCGCGAAGTGCTGGCCGCCATCAAGCAGGATGAGAGCCTGAAGCGCATTCCGGTGGTGGTGCTTACTACGTCGCAAGATGAAGCGGATATCACAGAAAGCTACCGCCAGTTCGCCAGTTCGTATATTGTCAAGCCAGTCAGCATGGAGAAGTTCCTGAAGGTGGTCAGCTCGTTCAAGCAGTATTGGTTGAGCGTGGTGAAGCTGCCAGGCGCCGAAGACTAG
- a CDS encoding PAS domain-containing protein, translated as MRLAVLQAVDVQLEAKIDDKKIVLVFSWLVLILGLLVYLGWAFDVPQLTSLFINEGAMKANTALCLALLGGVLVLRQSSKLAHQLWVPVLAGLVLVIALATLAQFVFDINLGIDELPFKDDMTSVVTEAPGRMSATTAISLGLLALAVLQDQVWSDKVRRYMLFTVLLLSLSVFLSYPFTFAFGESIFLYTGMALNTSILIMFVALALLIDMPDRGWLDLVVARTPHGASTRALLVTVLLVPFVLGWLAYYSEDQGVLQSSLSRSTYTITVMLLLGGIVLANADRLYRAGKMQMTLERNLDVLTRQMNSLIENSPSAISVKDVRGRYKLVNSQFAQLAQLDREEIIGKPAEAIFRQPLLQSVIDSDRKVLSSGSPASREVTAIVDGAERTYLNVKFPLFDEREEILGLGGIWTDITEQKQLQETLRTKNTDLERSNQELEQFAYVASHDLQEPLRMVSSYMQLLEARYKDKLDDDAKEFIAFAVDGAARMQRLIQDLLAFSRVGTRGQAPEVVSAEAALDEALQNLGMRIQENRAKVEHDDLPSVFVDRNQLTQVFQNLVGNAIKFRAEREPVVTVQAHPHGDFYEFRVQDNGIGFDQKHADRIFVIFQRLNSRELYEGTGIGLAICKKIIERHGGRIWVESTIGEGTTFYFTLPRLPQAEADAPGAGGPQVDANTPEPSQDAVQERAQRML; from the coding sequence TTGCGGCTTGCAGTACTGCAAGCTGTTGATGTGCAGCTGGAGGCAAAGATAGACGATAAAAAGATAGTCCTTGTATTCAGCTGGCTGGTGCTGATCTTGGGCTTGCTAGTGTATTTAGGCTGGGCCTTTGATGTCCCCCAGCTCACCTCGCTTTTTATCAATGAAGGCGCCATGAAGGCTAATACGGCCTTATGCCTTGCCCTGTTGGGTGGAGTACTTGTGCTGCGTCAAAGTTCGAAGCTGGCCCATCAGCTTTGGGTGCCTGTGCTGGCTGGTTTAGTGCTGGTGATCGCGCTAGCTACTCTGGCCCAGTTTGTCTTCGATATTAATCTGGGTATTGATGAGCTTCCCTTCAAAGACGACATGACCTCCGTGGTCACGGAAGCCCCAGGGCGGATGTCGGCTACGACTGCCATATCCCTTGGACTTCTGGCGCTCGCCGTGTTGCAGGATCAAGTATGGTCTGACAAAGTGCGGCGCTACATGCTTTTTACCGTACTGTTACTGAGCCTGAGTGTCTTTCTTAGCTATCCTTTCACCTTTGCGTTTGGGGAGAGCATATTTCTGTATACGGGGATGGCGCTCAATACTTCCATCCTGATAATGTTTGTGGCACTGGCATTGTTGATCGATATGCCTGACCGCGGCTGGTTGGACCTGGTGGTTGCCCGTACGCCGCACGGTGCAAGCACCCGCGCTTTGCTTGTTACGGTGCTGCTGGTGCCTTTTGTACTTGGCTGGCTGGCCTATTACAGCGAGGACCAGGGTGTTCTGCAGAGTTCACTTAGTCGCTCCACTTACACGATTACTGTGATGCTTCTGTTGGGCGGGATCGTGTTGGCCAATGCTGATCGGCTGTACCGGGCGGGCAAGATGCAGATGACATTGGAGCGCAATCTTGATGTGTTGACCCGCCAAATGAACTCGCTGATCGAGAATTCGCCTTCGGCCATCTCTGTGAAAGACGTGCGCGGGCGCTACAAGCTGGTCAATTCTCAATTTGCCCAGTTGGCCCAGCTTGACCGGGAAGAGATCATTGGCAAGCCAGCAGAGGCCATCTTTCGCCAGCCTCTGCTGCAATCTGTGATCGACTCTGACCGCAAGGTGCTGAGCAGCGGCAGCCCCGCCAGCCGAGAAGTGACCGCCATTGTGGACGGCGCCGAGCGTACGTACCTTAATGTCAAGTTCCCTTTGTTTGATGAGAGGGAAGAAATTCTTGGTCTGGGCGGGATCTGGACTGACATCACCGAGCAGAAGCAGCTTCAGGAGACTTTGCGCACCAAGAATACGGATCTGGAACGCTCCAACCAGGAGCTGGAGCAGTTTGCCTATGTGGCCTCTCACGATTTGCAGGAGCCGTTGCGCATGGTTTCCAGCTATATGCAGCTGCTCGAGGCGCGCTACAAGGACAAGCTGGATGATGATGCCAAGGAGTTTATAGCCTTTGCGGTGGATGGCGCGGCGCGCATGCAGCGCCTGATCCAGGACCTGCTGGCCTTCTCTCGCGTGGGCACCCGTGGACAGGCGCCTGAAGTCGTTTCGGCTGAGGCGGCCCTGGATGAGGCGCTGCAGAACCTGGGCATGCGCATTCAGGAGAACCGCGCCAAAGTTGAACACGATGACCTGCCCAGCGTATTTGTAGATCGCAACCAGCTGACCCAGGTTTTCCAGAACCTGGTGGGCAACGCCATCAAGTTTCGGGCGGAGCGGGAGCCGGTGGTAACGGTGCAGGCGCACCCGCATGGGGACTTCTACGAGTTCCGGGTGCAGGACAACGGTATCGGTTTTGACCAAAAGCACGCCGACCGCATTTTCGTCATCTTCCAGCGCCTCAACAGCCGCGAGCTCTATGAGGGCACGGGTATCGGCCTGGCCATCTGCAAAAAGATCATTGAACGGCATGGTGGCCGAATATGGGTTGAATCTACAATAGGGGAAGGCACAACCTTCTACTTTACGCTGCCCAGGCTGCCACAGGCCGAGGCGGATGCGCCGGGGGCGGGCGGCCCACAGGTGGACGCAAACACGCCAGAGCCCAGCCAGGATGCAGTACAAGAGCGCGCCCAACGCATGCTTTAG
- a CDS encoding diguanylate cyclase: MIVEWGYALALVIAGFISVGVAVGNWPRRAFHAGRALLAFLLCLSWWSFTYALFWLRIPGPTPFFWIDLTYFSVVAVPIALTVFTLQFTGRGRYLTRLNMTLLLVVPILTLVLLWTDPLHGLFFAGTRVPGQGVIFDGGLGFYLNLVFGYGLILVSIVMLLQAFGRSTGLYRSQILAVLVGIFIPILVNVLSLLGASPFPNLDLTPITFTITGIFFAYALFRLGLLDIVPIARHALVEQMSDGLIVLDGQERVVDINPSARSILELAVDPIGQTGAKVFGAWPQLGALLLQMRPASQELLLGGMPQRTAEVFITPLYDQAGEFEGRLIVIRDITQRVEVERQLREQIAQNEALQAQLREQNIRDPLTGVFNRRYLEESLHRELANATRKHEPLSVVMLDIDMFKSFNDTYGHAIGDLVLQTVGRILNENTRAGDIVCRYGGDEFVVVLPGATAETARTRVDECRRRFADAVFQVQGKSLRSTLSAGVTIYPLHADNAAALLECADRALYQAKQQGKNLTAVLSSSA; encoded by the coding sequence GTGATCGTTGAGTGGGGCTACGCGCTGGCGCTGGTCATTGCCGGCTTCATAAGTGTTGGAGTTGCGGTTGGTAACTGGCCGCGCCGCGCTTTTCATGCTGGGCGCGCCCTATTGGCATTCTTGCTGTGTCTCAGCTGGTGGTCCTTCACTTATGCCCTGTTCTGGCTGCGTATTCCGGGGCCAACTCCTTTTTTCTGGATCGATCTAACATACTTTAGCGTCGTGGCTGTGCCCATAGCGCTCACCGTTTTTACCCTGCAGTTTACTGGACGCGGCCGGTACCTAACCCGGCTCAACATGACCTTGCTGCTTGTCGTGCCTATTCTTACGCTCGTGCTTTTGTGGACAGATCCACTGCATGGCCTGTTCTTTGCTGGCACGCGCGTTCCGGGCCAGGGAGTGATCTTTGACGGCGGCCTGGGCTTTTATCTCAATCTGGTGTTCGGCTATGGCCTGATCCTTGTTTCGATCGTGATGCTGTTGCAGGCCTTTGGTCGTTCAACGGGCTTGTATCGCAGCCAGATCCTTGCAGTGCTGGTGGGCATTTTCATTCCCATCCTTGTCAATGTGCTCAGCCTGCTTGGCGCCAGCCCGTTCCCTAATCTGGATCTTACGCCCATCACCTTCACCATTACAGGCATCTTTTTTGCTTATGCCCTATTCCGTTTAGGCCTGCTGGATATTGTGCCGATCGCTCGCCACGCGCTGGTGGAGCAAATGAGCGATGGCCTGATCGTGTTGGATGGCCAGGAGCGCGTGGTGGACATCAACCCGTCAGCCCGTTCGATCCTTGAGCTTGCCGTAGACCCGATCGGGCAGACCGGCGCCAAGGTGTTCGGCGCCTGGCCGCAGCTGGGGGCCTTGCTGCTGCAAATGCGCCCAGCCAGCCAGGAGCTGCTGCTGGGCGGCATGCCGCAGCGCACTGCGGAAGTCTTCATTACACCGCTATATGACCAGGCCGGCGAATTTGAGGGGCGCCTCATCGTCATCCGCGACATTACGCAGCGCGTAGAAGTAGAGCGCCAGCTGCGCGAGCAGATCGCCCAGAACGAGGCGTTGCAAGCCCAGCTGCGGGAGCAAAACATCCGTGACCCGCTAACGGGTGTTTTTAACCGCCGCTACCTGGAAGAGTCGCTCCACCGTGAGCTGGCCAACGCCACACGCAAGCATGAGCCTCTAAGTGTCGTGATGCTGGACATTGATATGTTCAAGAGCTTCAACGATACGTATGGCCACGCCATTGGCGACCTGGTCTTGCAAACCGTGGGGCGTATTCTGAACGAGAACACGCGTGCCGGAGACATTGTCTGCCGCTATGGCGGCGATGAGTTCGTGGTCGTGTTGCCAGGTGCCACCGCAGAGACCGCCCGAACCCGTGTAGATGAATGCCGCCGCCGCTTTGCCGATGCAGTTTTTCAGGTCCAAGGCAAATCTTTGCGCTCTACGCTATCGGCAGGGGTGACCATTTACCCGTTGCATGCTGACAACGCGGCTGCGTTGTTGGAGTGTGCAGACCGCGCCCTGTATCAAGCCAAGCAGCAGGGCAAGAACCTGACGGCCGTACTCAGTTCCTCGGCGTAG